In a genomic window of Coprococcus eutactus:
- the nifS gene encoding cysteine desulfurase NifS, with the protein MGKMIYMDHAATTAVRPEVLDAMLPYFTEKYGNPSGVYTFASKNKDVINVARDIIADSLGAKPEEIYFTGGGSESDNWALKSVVEAFQDKGKHIITTRIEHHAILHTCRYLEKLGFDVTYLDVDEKGLVNTDKLKAAIRPDTILISVMAANNEIGTIEPISRIGAIAHEHGILFHTDAVQAYGQIPLDVNAMNIDLLSSSGHKLNGPKGIGFLYIRSGIKLGSFIHGGQQERGRRAGTENVPGIVGMGKAAELAVLSMEDRMKWETDIRDHMIHRILSEIPYSRLNGHEKDRLPNNVNVSFQFVEGETILIMLDMVGICASAGSACTSGSVDPSHVLTAIGLPKEISHGAVRLTLGYENTMDEADAVVDNLKRIVENLRKMSPAYQDFVSRNK; encoded by the coding sequence ATGGGAAAAATGATATATATGGATCATGCGGCAACAACGGCGGTGAGACCTGAAGTGCTCGATGCCATGCTGCCTTACTTTACAGAAAAATATGGAAATCCCTCAGGCGTGTATACATTTGCGTCCAAAAATAAGGACGTAATAAATGTGGCAAGGGATATAATTGCCGATTCCCTTGGGGCGAAGCCTGAGGAGATCTACTTCACCGGGGGAGGCTCTGAGTCGGACAACTGGGCTCTTAAGTCCGTTGTTGAAGCCTTCCAGGATAAGGGAAAGCATATAATCACAACCAGGATAGAACACCATGCCATTCTTCACACATGCCGGTATCTGGAGAAGCTGGGTTTTGATGTGACATACCTTGACGTGGACGAAAAGGGGCTGGTGAATACGGATAAGCTGAAAGCAGCCATAAGACCAGACACAATATTGATATCTGTTATGGCAGCCAACAATGAGATAGGAACCATAGAGCCAATCAGCAGAATTGGAGCCATAGCACATGAACATGGAATTCTGTTTCACACGGATGCAGTTCAGGCGTATGGACAGATTCCGCTTGATGTAAATGCCATGAATATAGATTTGCTCAGCAGCAGCGGTCATAAGCTTAATGGTCCAAAGGGAATCGGATTTCTGTATATACGGAGTGGAATAAAGCTTGGAAGCTTTATACATGGAGGCCAGCAGGAGCGTGGGCGTCGTGCTGGAACTGAGAATGTACCGGGAATCGTTGGAATGGGCAAGGCTGCCGAGCTTGCGGTTCTATCTATGGAAGATAGAATGAAATGGGAGACAGACATAAGAGATCATATGATTCATAGAATCTTGTCGGAGATACCATATTCAAGGCTGAATGGACATGAGAAAGACCGACTTCCTAACAATGTGAATGTGAGCTTTCAGTTTGTTGAAGGAGAAACGATCCTTATCATGCTTGATATGGTGGGAATATGCGCTTCTGCAGGCTCTGCATGCACATCAGGTTCTGTTGATCCATCACATGTACTGACAGCTATCGGTCTTCCGAAGGAGATATCACATGGTGCTGTTAGACTTACACTTGGATATGAGAATACCATGGACGAGGCAGATGCTGTGGTAGATAATCTCAAGAGGATTGTGGAAAATCTCAGAAAGATGTCACCTGCATATCAGGATTTTGTCAGTAGAAATAAATAA